From a region of the Desulfuromonas sp. KJ2020 genome:
- a CDS encoding penicillin-binding protein, whose amino-acid sequence MDKQEKWGRYRLRFIGLCFLLAFVLISVRAFSIQVLNQEEWRKRAERQHQKVISLAPKRGAIFDAHGEEMALSVEVDSIYVDARKVVDLNGEAQALAKALTLPVAAVKAKLSSGKSFIWLKRRVSPKESDKVKELKLACADFIKEHRRYYPNAEIGAQVIGFAGLDPEGLEGVELRYDAMILGQSGYLVTEKDALGRGMGAGVQPLQEQSQGYNVYLTLDKNLQYIAEKELAAGIAAVQGKSGSVVVIDPETGRVLAMASQPDYNPNSFFNYKPAQWRNRAITDAFEPGSTFKVFLIAAALNEGVIKASQKIDCENGKLAVGGKVIHDHRPYGKLQVDEILKFSSNVGSAKIGKALERDNYYRYIRDFGFGEQTGIDLPGEAGGLIRKPSDWFEIDLAAISFGQGLSVTPIQLAAATAAIANGGYLMKPYVVDKVVDTNGQVIKKNSPRVVRQVVSNDVANRVRQMMGQVTEEGGTGTMAAVPGYRVGGKTGTAQKVDPVTGGYSADKRVSSFVGLVPVDDPRLVILVVVDEPEGKAYGGLVAAPIFSRIAAKSLHYLKVPATASTYVASTPPSVEVSAFPLNKNLKAAWNENGHEGVRMPDCQGQSYRQVLQTMERTGLNIQLRGSGRVVEQSPRPGEPIRYEQEVWVKLAPPA is encoded by the coding sequence TTGGATAAACAGGAGAAATGGGGACGTTATCGCCTTCGGTTCATTGGCCTGTGTTTTTTGCTGGCCTTTGTTCTGATTTCCGTCCGTGCCTTCAGTATCCAGGTTTTGAATCAGGAAGAGTGGCGCAAAAGGGCCGAGAGGCAGCACCAGAAGGTCATCTCTCTGGCGCCCAAGCGGGGGGCGATTTTCGATGCCCATGGCGAGGAGATGGCCCTGAGTGTGGAAGTCGACTCGATTTATGTCGATGCCCGCAAAGTAGTAGATCTGAACGGGGAGGCTCAGGCGCTGGCCAAGGCCCTGACGCTGCCCGTCGCCGCGGTCAAGGCCAAGCTGAGTTCGGGGAAAAGTTTTATCTGGCTCAAAAGGCGGGTCTCTCCGAAAGAGAGCGACAAGGTCAAGGAACTGAAACTGGCCTGCGCCGATTTCATCAAAGAACATCGGCGCTATTACCCTAATGCGGAAATTGGTGCCCAGGTCATAGGGTTTGCTGGTCTCGACCCCGAAGGACTGGAGGGGGTTGAGCTACGCTACGATGCCATGATTCTGGGCCAATCAGGGTATCTGGTCACCGAAAAAGATGCTCTCGGGCGTGGAATGGGGGCGGGGGTTCAGCCATTACAGGAGCAAAGTCAGGGGTACAACGTCTATCTGACTCTGGACAAGAACCTTCAGTACATAGCCGAAAAGGAACTGGCAGCCGGCATAGCGGCGGTTCAGGGCAAATCGGGGTCCGTTGTCGTAATCGACCCGGAAACAGGCCGTGTGCTGGCCATGGCCAGCCAACCTGACTATAACCCCAATTCGTTTTTCAATTACAAGCCAGCGCAGTGGCGGAATCGGGCGATTACCGATGCTTTTGAACCCGGATCCACCTTCAAGGTGTTTCTGATCGCCGCCGCCTTGAATGAGGGGGTGATCAAGGCCTCTCAGAAGATTGACTGCGAGAACGGCAAGCTGGCAGTAGGCGGAAAGGTGATACATGACCACCGCCCCTACGGAAAATTGCAGGTCGATGAGATTCTCAAGTTCAGCTCCAATGTAGGGTCGGCCAAAATAGGCAAAGCCTTGGAGCGCGATAATTATTACCGTTATATCCGAGACTTTGGCTTTGGAGAGCAAACGGGTATTGATCTGCCAGGCGAGGCGGGAGGGTTGATCCGCAAGCCGTCCGATTGGTTTGAAATCGACCTGGCGGCCATCTCCTTCGGGCAGGGTTTAAGCGTGACGCCGATTCAGCTGGCGGCGGCTACGGCGGCCATCGCCAATGGCGGCTACCTGATGAAGCCCTATGTGGTCGACAAGGTGGTGGATACCAATGGGCAGGTCATTAAAAAGAACAGTCCGCGCGTGGTCCGGCAGGTCGTCTCCAATGATGTCGCCAACCGGGTTCGCCAGATGATGGGCCAGGTGACGGAAGAAGGTGGCACCGGCACGATGGCGGCCGTGCCAGGCTATCGTGTCGGCGGCAAGACGGGAACGGCTCAGAAGGTTGACCCGGTAACGGGGGGGTATTCAGCGGACAAGCGGGTTTCGTCCTTTGTTGGACTAGTGCCTGTGGATGACCCCCGGTTGGTCATTCTGGTGGTGGTGGATGAACCGGAAGGAAAGGCCTATGGCGGACTGGTGGCGGCGCCGATTTTCTCGCGCATTGCCGCCAAGTCGCTCCACTATCTAAAGGTGCCGGCCACGGCTTCGACCTACGTGGCCTCGACACCTCCATCCGTGGAGGTTTCCGCTTTTCCGCTGAACAAAAACCTCAAGGCGGCCTGGAATGAAAACGGCCATGAAGGCGTGCGTATGCCGGACTGTCAGGGACAGAGTTACAGACAGGTGCTCCAGACCATGGAAAGGACCGGCCTGAACATCCAGTTGAGAGGCAGCGGCCGTGTCGTCGAGCAGTCGCCCCGGCCGGGTGAACCGATTCGATACGAACAGGAAGTCTGGGTGAAGTTGGCGCCGCCGGCCTGA
- the ftsL gene encoding cell division protein FtsL, whose product MSELILRAFPRFGGVALKKPSLMPVMVFIGLMLAISLFFVWTRIQVINLEYQISSQQERLREMHQENKNLRLEAASLRNPARIEKVAVKELGLRFPTPQQVITVR is encoded by the coding sequence ATGTCTGAACTTATTTTGAGGGCTTTCCCCAGGTTTGGAGGGGTGGCGCTGAAAAAACCGAGCCTGATGCCCGTGATGGTTTTTATCGGTCTGATGCTGGCCATCTCTCTTTTTTTCGTCTGGACCCGTATCCAGGTGATCAACCTTGAATACCAGATTTCCAGTCAGCAGGAGCGGTTGCGGGAAATGCACCAGGAGAACAAAAACCTGCGTCTGGAAGCGGCCAGTCTGCGCAATCCGGCCCGAATAGAAAAAGTGGCCGTCAAAGAACTGGGCTTGCGGTTTCCCACACCACAACAGGTCATCACGGTAAGGTAG
- the mraZ gene encoding division/cell wall cluster transcriptional repressor MraZ — MSFQGEFYNSIDPKGRASIPARFREILAEAHGEERLVVTKNWDGGLSAYPVPLWEKNRQNVENLPPGPQRNAAYRLVVAPATECSFDKQGRILIPESLRLHANLERDIVVVGMSDRIEIYSKDKHAEVTETAVSFVQEDPQFMSDLGF, encoded by the coding sequence ATGAGCTTCCAGGGAGAATTCTACAATTCGATCGACCCTAAAGGGCGAGCCAGCATACCGGCCCGTTTCCGCGAAATCCTGGCGGAAGCCCATGGGGAGGAGCGCTTGGTCGTGACCAAAAACTGGGATGGCGGGCTCAGCGCCTATCCTGTGCCCCTCTGGGAGAAAAATCGCCAGAATGTGGAAAATCTCCCCCCTGGCCCCCAGCGCAACGCCGCCTATCGCCTCGTGGTCGCCCCGGCCACCGAATGTTCTTTCGACAAGCAGGGCCGAATTCTAATTCCTGAGTCGCTGCGACTGCACGCCAATCTGGAACGGGATATCGTGGTCGTGGGCATGTCGGACCGCATTGAAATATACAGCAAAGACAAGCACGCCGAAGTGACCGAGACGGCGGTGTCTTTTGTGCAGGAAGATCCCCAGTTCATGTCGGATCTGGGATTCTAG
- the rsmH gene encoding 16S rRNA (cytosine(1402)-N(4))-methyltransferase RsmH has product MSASEFRHLSVMPKEVLAYLAPQSGEVFLDGTLGGGGHARLILEASAPDGRLIGLDRDPAALNKASEVLAPFGERAVLRHGNFAEANQILPMLGVDRVDGILLDLGVSSHQLDAEERGFSFRADAPLDMRMDTTAGQTAADVLESASAEELARIFREYGEERWAGRIARRIVATRTEKPLLTTGQLADLVRDTVPGGYKPARIHPATRVFQALRIHVNGELDHVAQGINRGLELLKPGGRMVVISFHSLEDRIVKQFFQRQAQSCICPPQLPYCSCGQKAKLEILTRKAVRASEEEIADNPRARSAVLRAARRLD; this is encoded by the coding sequence TTGTCCGCCAGCGAATTCAGGCATCTGTCTGTGATGCCCAAAGAGGTTCTGGCCTACCTGGCTCCGCAGTCAGGGGAAGTTTTTCTGGATGGTACCCTGGGTGGTGGCGGACATGCCCGCCTGATCCTCGAAGCTTCGGCACCGGATGGCCGCTTGATCGGGCTCGATCGCGACCCGGCGGCGCTGAATAAAGCAAGTGAAGTACTGGCTCCCTTCGGAGAGCGGGCGGTGCTAAGACACGGTAACTTTGCGGAGGCGAATCAGATCCTGCCGATGCTAGGCGTGGACCGGGTTGATGGCATTCTGCTGGATCTGGGAGTTTCCTCTCATCAGCTTGATGCCGAGGAAAGAGGTTTCTCCTTTCGCGCCGATGCGCCGCTGGATATGCGCATGGATACCACCGCCGGTCAGACGGCCGCCGATGTTCTTGAAAGTGCCAGTGCAGAGGAGTTGGCCCGTATTTTTCGCGAATACGGAGAGGAGCGCTGGGCAGGGCGCATTGCCCGCCGCATCGTGGCCACCCGGACCGAAAAACCTCTCTTGACGACAGGGCAGTTGGCGGACCTGGTTCGGGATACGGTTCCCGGTGGTTACAAGCCGGCCAGGATTCACCCGGCCACCCGGGTTTTTCAGGCGCTGAGGATTCATGTCAACGGCGAACTCGATCATGTGGCCCAAGGTATTAACCGAGGGCTGGAACTTCTGAAACCGGGCGGGCGTATGGTGGTCATCAGTTTTCACTCACTGGAAGACCGCATCGTCAAACAGTTTTTTCAACGACAGGCGCAAAGCTGCATCTGCCCACCGCAGCTCCCCTATTGCAGCTGCGGCCAAAAAGCGAAGCTTGAAATATTGACCCGCAAGGCCGTTCGCGCCAGCGAAGAAGAGATTGCCGACAACCCCAGAGCACGCAGTGCGGTTCTTCGGGCCGCCCGACGTCTCGACTGA